Proteins from a single region of Symphalangus syndactylus isolate Jambi chromosome 12, NHGRI_mSymSyn1-v2.1_pri, whole genome shotgun sequence:
- the PCP4L1 gene encoding Purkinje cell protein 4-like protein 1 produces the protein MSELNTKTSPATNQAAGPEEKGKAGNVKKAAEEEEIDIDLTAPETEKAALAIQGKFRRFQKRKKDPSS, from the exons CTTAATACCAAAACATCCCCAGCAACCAACCAGGCAGCTGGCCCAGAGGAAAAAG GAAAAGCTGGCAATGTCAAGAAggcggcggaggaggaggagattgACATTGATCTGACAGCACCAGAAACAGAGAAGGCTGCCCTTGCTATTCAGGGCAAGTTCCGGCgatttcagaaaaggaaaaaggatccCAGCTCCTGA